Below is a window of Sulfurimonas sp. DNA.
AAACAGAAATCTATATAACCCTAATCTTGATAACTTTTGGTGGATACTTCCTAGTCTAATTGGGACAATATCGATGATAGTCGCTCTGTTACTGACAGCTCTATCTGTAGCAAGGGAGAGAGAACTTGGAACTTTTGAGCAGATCATGGTAACACCTTTGTCTTCGACTGCATTGATTATAGGTAAAACGATTCCACCGCTTTTAATAAGTATAGTGGATGCATTTGTGATCTTTACGCTAAGTGTCGTTCTTTTTGGAGTACCTTTTGTAGGTTCATTCTTTATTCTTTTAATAGGGATGATTTCGTTTTTATTCTCTATTGTAGGACTTGGACTGTTTATATCATCCATTGTATCGACTCAACAACAGGGGATACTCGGTGCATTTGTACTTTTAGTACCTTATATTTTGATGTCTGGTTTTGCAACACCTGTTGAGAACATGCCTGAGTGGCTTATACCTTTTACAGATATAGTTTCATTAAAATATTTTTTAATTCTTCTAAAAGGTGTTTTTTTAAAGGATATTGGGTATGATATAGCTTTAACACTTATAATA
It encodes the following:
- a CDS encoding ABC transporter permease, coding for MRVFLNQLLALMKKEFLAIWSDKKSRIIIIVPPILQLFLFSFAVTLEVKNISIGIIDRDNSVKSQELIRALQYSNSFTNVYRIDSQKDIQKAIDTQKVIAVIHIPQEFSKSIQSKRKTTIQIIADGRKSNTAQITQSYIQNAINTTFNSSYVQQNIIVNRNLYNPNLDNFWWILPSLIGTISMIVALLLTALSVARERELGTFEQIMVTPLSSTALIIGKTIPPLLISIVDAFVIFTLSVVLFGVPFVGSFFILLIGMISFLFSIVGLGLFISSIVSTQQQGILGAFVLLVPYILMSGFATPVENMPEWLIPFTDIVSLKYFLILLKGVFLKDIGYDIALTLIIPMLILGFISLSAATLMFRKKVA